The bacterium region ATTATTGCTCTATCTTTTATACATCTTATGCTCGCCTTTGGTAAGGATTTGGCATTAAGAAAATTGAGTGAAAAATTAGCTGCTTTCTTTGAGAACTTTGGGGCAATAATGTTTTTGACCATTGGACTTCTGGGCTTTATAGGGGGGTATTTCTTCTTTAATTTCATTTTTAAGGGCAAACCATTTAATCTGTTTAGCGCGGGAATTATTCCCTTGTGTAATATTGCCATATGTTTTAAAGTCGGTGCTGGACTGTTTGCCGTATTTGTTGCTCTAATACTTTTAAAGGTACCTATTAAGAAAGAATAACCA contains the following coding sequences:
- a CDS encoding MnhB domain-containing protein yields the protein MNKKIKQPGMTLIVKTITRLTVGLILLYGIYIVTHGHISPGGGFAGGVIIALSFIHLMLAFGKDLALRKLSEKLAAFFENFGAIMFLTIGLLGFIGGYFFFNFIFKGKPFNLFSAGIIPLCNIAICFKVGAGLFAVFVALILLKVPIKKE